Below is a genomic region from Trichocoleus sp..
ACTTCTTCGAGTGAAGGACAGAGATCTCGCCGCTGCATCATCGCAACCTGTAACTTCAGCATTTGCTGATGAAGTCGGGGCAGAGGAGTTTGGGCAAGCTGTGCCACCGAAGCAATGCCTGCATGAAGCAACAAACCACAGTATTGACAGCCAACTGCTGGAATTCTGGCTAAATCTGCCAGTGCTGCCCATTTATTGATGTGTTGAATGGGGGTCTGTAGTTTAGATGCCACCGCTTGCCGCTGCGAGAGAGTGCGCGTTTGCTGAAAGAGTTGACCCGTTGTCCAAATGCCACACTCCATTAGATGAGTTTGATCAGTCGTACTGAGTCCGGGTAGTTGATCGATCGCCCAATCCATAGAAGGGCGCAAAACGGCGCGAGAGGGTTTTGTCTTTCCCATAATTTTTTCCCATAACAGTCCTTCGATCGCAGATGATCGCAAAAAAGCAATTCGCTTATTTCATGGTAGGCAATTTGCCTAATTTCCACTGCCAGCCTGATCAGGAGATTCTTTCACCAAGATGCGTAATGTGAAGTTGGTCACTTGTGGCGCGATGACATCAATTTGATATTCACCTGGCTCTGTAATTTGTGCTTGCCAGTTATTAATCATGCTTGCATTTTCTACCAGTTGCCCATTGGGATAGCGGATGTTTAAGGTGACAGCCGTTCCATCAACGATCGCGGCACTCAGGATTTGCCCTGGTTCTACATTGACCAAGTAGCGTTTAATCACAGTCTCGTCGGCTCGTCCTGGTACGATTAGCGGCTCTCCAAGCGATAGCGGCAGGGGTGAAGATTCGATCGTTGGCTCAGTGGGGCTGGGACTGGGTGAAGGGCTGGGCGAAGGGCTCGGTTCAGGAGCTGCTTGCAGGCTCAAGTTAAGCTTAAAATCACTCTCAGCTATGCCCCGTACTGGGCTCAGACGCACCGCGTAATCGCCTGTAAACGGTAATACGCCCTGCCAGGCTAAAACCCGATCGCTCCGCTCCCCCGCAAGCTTCTGGTCTGGAGCCAACACAGTCAATAAAACGCCCTCTCCTTCCAAAGCTGCACTAAACGTTTGGTTCTGTTTTGCTGAAATTACATAAACCACCGTTTCATTCGCCTTCAAATGGCCTTGCAATACCCGCAGTTCACCTGTTTCTGGCAAATCGAGCCGCTGACTATATTCGATGGGTGAGGGGGTTGCGGTCGGGGTTGCGGTCGGGGTTGTGGTTGGCGAGACGATCGGGGTCGGAGTTGGACTATTGATTGGGGTCGGCTGTGAACTGTTAAGCACAGCACTAACGATCGCCCAAGCTGCAACTCCGGTCACAGTTGCCAACCCTAAGCCAATTCCCAAAACTGCGAGCGGATTGTCCCAGATCGAAGTTTCTGATGAAGAGCGAATCACAGCAGGAGCGGTTTGGCGGCGATGTTGCGGTACAGAAACGGTTCGAGATGTAGCAGGTTCAGGACGACGACCAATCGCGATCGTCTGCATATGAGAAACGTCTGGAGCTGCAGGGGTCGCAGGCGCAGGGCGGGGTGGGGGAGAAACCACCGGAGACGGGGCAGGAATGGGGGGAATCGAAGCCTGGATCACGGTCGCTGGATCAGTGAGTGGCTGAAGTGCCTGCATGACCTCCGCAGTAGAGGCATATCGATCGCCTGGTCGGTAGCTCAGCATCCGGTTGAGGATGGCAGCAAATTCAGGGCTAACTTTTGCCGCTTGTTGCCATTGCCAGGTGAGATTATGGTCGTCATACAGTTCGTGGGGTTCTCGCCCGGTGAGGAGGACGATGGCGGTGACGGCTAAGGCATAGAGATCGCTGCTAGGGTAAGCGCGTCCGGTTTGGATCTGTTCGCTGGGAGCATAGCCAAGCTTGCCCACTGTCGTTGGAGAAACGGTTTCTAGCGAATCTAGTGATTGATGAAAGCGGGTAACGATTTCTTTGACCACGCCAAAATCAATCAAAACAGGCATATTGTCCAATCGCCGCAGAATAATGTTGTCAGGCGCAATATCTCGATGGATAATGCCTTTGCCATGAATTTCTGCCAGGACAGGCAAAAGGTTTTGAATGAGGGATCGGATCTCTGCCTCTGAAAACCCACTTCCCTGGACTTTGCGATCGTTCAGCAGCATCCGGTAGGTTTTGCCGTCTACGTAGTCCTGCACCAGAAACAACCGATGATTTTCCTCGAATGTGGCGCGAAATTGAGGGATTTGAGGATGGTGGATCTGGTAGAGAATCGCGGCTTCTCGCTGAAACAGTTCTTTTGATTTGTTTAAGGTATAATCACTGCCCTGAGGTGGGATAAATTCCTTCAAGGCACAGCGTTCGTTGAATCGTCCCTGGTCTTCTGCCAGATAAGTACGCCCGAACCCGCCTTGTCCCAGAATGCTGAGAACTCGATAGCGGTTTTGTAGAACAGTTCCAACGGGAATCGGTGGCTGCATGACAGATTAACCAACCCTCACAATCACACAGTAAATAGAACAACAGCAGATCAGGCAAACTCAATCCCTGAAAGACTGAGAAGATGCTAACAAACAGGGGCATCTCATGATAGCAAAAGAAACTTGTGCCCCCCCAACTCAGTCAAATTGGCTAGTCCAGCAGCGATGCAGGAACCCGGACATGGTAAACTTTGCGAGGCTCAATATCCGGGTGTTTCTGAGCCGCTCCTACTCACTGTTTGAAGCCCTCATAGCTTGAAGTTTATGACCCTCTCTAAACTCTCTGTTGCTCAATCATCCGCACCCCACCTGCCCAACTCAAGCTCAAAAGGGCTGCAGATTGCTGATGCTTCGAGTTTATTTCCCGATCCCTGGATGCTGACCGATCGCATCGTTCGACCCCTTGCTGTGATTGGCGATGGTGATTGCCCACCGGGAGTCACATTAGTTGGCACAGGCAAAAAAAACGTCCTGCGTGGAATAAATGGCAGTGACAACCTGCGAGGTGGCAGGGGAAACGACACATTACTTGGGAAAGGCTGTCAGGATAATCTACTGGGAGAAGCAGGAAACGATCGACTCAAGGGTGGCACTCAGCCTGATCGTCTTTTAGGCGGAACGGGCAGAGATGGGCTGGAAGGCGGTAACGGCAGAGATGATCTGTCTGGGGGCGCGGGAAATGACTCGCTCTTTGGCGGTGAAGGCGATGACTTGCTGGAAGGCGGCAGTGGGGACGATCGACTCAATGGCGGCAATGGCAAAGATAGCCTGCAAGGTGGAGTTGGGCGTGATTTACTGGTTGGGGCCTCCAAAGATGATATTTTGATTGGCGGACTCGATAAGGATCGAATGGAAGGCGGCGACGGCAAGGATCGATTTGTCTATGCGTCTTTTGACGATCGAGGCGATGCCATTACTGACTTTAATCGAAGAGAGGATGTCATTGACCTGAGCCGCCTGATTCGAGGCAGCAACTATTCTTCCTCTGATCGGTTTGAAAGATATGTGATTGTGGCGAGAGCAACCGATAATCGCACAATTATTCGCGTTGATGCAGATGGTGATAGTGGCGATAATCCTTTCAAAACTCTGGTGACGTTAGAGGATGTGAAGTATAGCCGTGTGAAAAGCAATAACTTTGTATTCTAGAGAGATTCCCAAGTAGAAAAGAGATCAAAATGTTGGGGTAGGTTTAGCTCAAATAGAATGTACCTGACCGATTGTGGATGGCAACTTCCCTCAGCTCAGTCAGGCACTGTACAGCAGCTAGATTTCTACTTAAGATTCTCTGTGTATCACACTAGCCTGAATCATTCATCAGAGTTTGGCATCCTCACGTAGGGGCGAAGCTTTGCGCCAATGTATTCTAATCAGTGCAACCGCTTTGCTGCAAATGCTTCGCCCTTACTCCTGCAGTTGAGACGAGAAGGGCGCGAGGCAGGGCAGTTGGCTTGAAATTAACGCAGTCTACCGAACAGTTTCTGCTTC
It encodes:
- a CDS encoding serine/threonine-protein kinase codes for the protein MQPPIPVGTVLQNRYRVLSILGQGGFGRTYLAEDQGRFNERCALKEFIPPQGSDYTLNKSKELFQREAAILYQIHHPQIPQFRATFEENHRLFLVQDYVDGKTYRMLLNDRKVQGSGFSEAEIRSLIQNLLPVLAEIHGKGIIHRDIAPDNIILRRLDNMPVLIDFGVVKEIVTRFHQSLDSLETVSPTTVGKLGYAPSEQIQTGRAYPSSDLYALAVTAIVLLTGREPHELYDDHNLTWQWQQAAKVSPEFAAILNRMLSYRPGDRYASTAEVMQALQPLTDPATVIQASIPPIPAPSPVVSPPPRPAPATPAAPDVSHMQTIAIGRRPEPATSRTVSVPQHRRQTAPAVIRSSSETSIWDNPLAVLGIGLGLATVTGVAAWAIVSAVLNSSQPTPINSPTPTPIVSPTTTPTATPTATPSPIEYSQRLDLPETGELRVLQGHLKANETVVYVISAKQNQTFSAALEGEGVLLTVLAPDQKLAGERSDRVLAWQGVLPFTGDYAVRLSPVRGIAESDFKLNLSLQAAPEPSPSPSPSPSPSPTEPTIESSPLPLSLGEPLIVPGRADETVIKRYLVNVEPGQILSAAIVDGTAVTLNIRYPNGQLVENASMINNWQAQITEPGEYQIDVIAPQVTNFTLRILVKESPDQAGSGN
- a CDS encoding type I secretion C-terminal target domain-containing protein — translated: MTLSKLSVAQSSAPHLPNSSSKGLQIADASSLFPDPWMLTDRIVRPLAVIGDGDCPPGVTLVGTGKKNVLRGINGSDNLRGGRGNDTLLGKGCQDNLLGEAGNDRLKGGTQPDRLLGGTGRDGLEGGNGRDDLSGGAGNDSLFGGEGDDLLEGGSGDDRLNGGNGKDSLQGGVGRDLLVGASKDDILIGGLDKDRMEGGDGKDRFVYASFDDRGDAITDFNRREDVIDLSRLIRGSNYSSSDRFERYVIVARATDNRTIIRVDADGDSGDNPFKTLVTLEDVKYSRVKSNNFVF
- a CDS encoding DUF4332 domain-containing protein, with the translated sequence MGKTKPSRAVLRPSMDWAIDQLPGLSTTDQTHLMECGIWTTGQLFQQTRTLSQRQAVASKLQTPIQHINKWAALADLARIPAVGCQYCGLLLHAGIASVAQLAQTPLPRLHQQMLKLQVAMMQRRDLCPSLEEVSEWIRQAKAIATLPG